Genomic DNA from Pelosinus sp. UFO1:
TACGATAATTGAAGTACAAAAATTTGCGCCTTTAGGCGATCCTATGGAAGTAAAAGTAAAAGGTTTTAATCTTTCTTTACGGAAAAATGAAGCCGAGATGATTGAACTTGAAATGGCCTAAGAAATAAGGGGGGATTGCTATGCCACTAGTATTTGCTAGAATTGGACAAAA
This window encodes:
- a CDS encoding ferrous iron transport protein A, yielding MAKVLSDLLPGEKGVVKKVTGNSMIKRRIIDMGVVAGTIIEVQKFAPLGDPMEVKVKGFNLSLRKNEAEMIELEMA